The Desulfocurvus vexinensis DSM 17965 genome contains the following window.
CACCCCGGCCTCGGCCAGCCCCAGGCCCTCCAGGGCCGGGGCGCGCCCCGCGCCGTGCACGGCCATGTCGCAGGCGAAGGCCCTGGCCCCGCCGGGCCCGGCGAGGACCGTCAGGCTGCCGTCCGCCCCGCGTTCGATGGCCGTGACCGGCATGTTCGTGTGCACCTCGATGCCCGCTTGGCGCGAGGCGTCCACCACCACCTGGGCCAGCTCGGGCTCGAAGCCCGCCAGGACCCGGGGGCCGCGGTGCAGCACCGTGGCCTGTACCCCGGCCCAGGCAGCCATATGCGCGAATTCAAAAGAAATATACCCGCCGCCGATGAAGACGATGCGCCGGGGCAGGGCCGCGAGGTCCAGGAAGGCGTCGGACAGGGTGGCCAGCTCCTGGCCGGGGATGCCCAGGGGCGCCGGGGCCGACCCCGGGCCCAGGAAGATGCGCCCGGCCTCCACGGCCTGCCCGTCCACGTCCAGGGTCCTGGGGCCGGTGAGCCGCGCGTGGCCGTGCAGGGTGTCGATGCCGCGCTTGGCGTAGGCCGCCTCGATGCGCCCGGGCATCTCGTCCACGAAGGTCGCCTTGAAGGCCTGCAGCGCGGGCCAGTCCACCTCGGGCTCGCCGCGCAGGCCCTTGCCGCGCAGCGCGCGCACGCGGGCCAGGGCCTCGGCGGCGCCCAGCAGGACCTTCTTGGGGTTGCAGCCGCGCAGCGGGCAGGTGCCGCCGAACTGGGCGGACTCGACCACTGCCACGGTCATCCCGGCATCGCGGCAGGCTCGCGCCGCCGCGCCGCCAGCCACGCCAGCGCCCACGGCCACCAGGTCGTAGCGTTTCGCCATGGTTCCTCCTGTGCTTTGGGGGTCGGGGATTGCCCGCCATCAAAGCATGAAGCGGCGGCCCTGGCAACCGGAACCGGAGCAAAGCCCGGCTGGGCGTTGAAAATCCTTGGCCGCAGGCCGCACGGCAGCGGCGCGCTGGCGGCGGGGAACCAGCCGGGCGCGCGCGCCTGGGCATGAGGCGCAAGGGCCGCCGCGTCGCGTCGCGCCGCACGGCGGAACCCGGGGCGGCCCGCTAGCGGATGAGCAGGAAATACCCCGAGCCCCCCAGGGCCAGCAGGGTGCAGGGCACGACCAGCCTGCGCCACGCCCGGCCCAGCTCCACCCGGAAGTACTGGCAGGTGAGGATGAAGCAGATGTGGATGGGCGAGATCATCACGCCCGTGAAGCCGAAGAACTGGGCCAGCACCAGGTAGGGCAGGGTCTGGTCCTGCATGCCCAGGTTGTCCAGCACGCCCAGCAGCAGCGGGAAGGTCGCGCCCACGAAGGCCACGTTGATGCCCGAGATGGCGCCCACCAGGAAGGGCAGGAACACCGCCGAGGCGAACAGGGCCACCCCGCCCCCGGCCATGGCCGCCAGCTCGCGGACCACGCCCGCCGCCTCCATGGTTTCCTTGAACACGAAGATGGCCGCCACCACCAGCAGCATGGCGTACAGGTGGCGGTTGGTCAGGGTCTGGCGCACGGCGGCCAGGGGGAAGCCGGTCTGGGCCAGCAGGGTCACGATGGCCGCGCCCAGGGCCGCCAGCACGCCCCACTCGAAGGGCACCCCGGGCAGCAGCAGGCCGATGCCGCCCTCCAGGGCCACGGCGCCGCCGATGGCCACGACCAGCGGCAGGCCCAGGCCGAGGATGCCCGCCAGGGACGTGGGCGCCGTGGTCACGGGAACGGGCGTCTCCTCGATGCGCAGCCGCCCCGGGCGCAGCACGAAGACCCAGCCCAGCAGCAGCATCAGGGGCACCGCCGGGAAGGTCCAGGCGATGAGCCGGTGGATGGGCACGCCCCCCAGGGAGGCCGTGAGGATGATGCCCGGATACAGCGGCCAGCCCAGCTCCCAGACGTGGCGGAACCAGTAGTTGACCAGGACCTTGTCCTCCCCGTCCACGCGCATGGTGCGGGCCACCTCGCCGACCATGGGCGCCGAGAACACCGCGCCCCCGGGCATGGGCAACAGCCCGATGAGCGCCGGGAAGAACGCCAGCCGCAACCGGGGCGAGCGCATGCGCACGGCCAGGGCGTCCATGAGCCGCCGGGACTGCCCGGTCTTCTCCATGGTCGTGGACAGGGCCATGATCAGCCCGACGATGCCCGCCAGGAAAAGCGTGGTCTGGCTGGTCAGGGCCGCCAGGGCCACCTGGGGCCAGCGCCCCGGGGGCAGGCCGAAGAGCGTCGCGGTCAGCGCCGCGCCGCACAGGATGGAGGTGCCCAGGCCCAGGCGCAGGCGGATGCCCGCGAGCATGGCGGCGAAGGCGGCAAGGACTTTGGCCAGGGGCAGCAGGGCGGCGAAGGATTCCATGGTGCTCGGTCCGGGCTTGCGGGGCGACGGCGGGCCGGGGCCTCGGCGGTGGAGTGGGGGCTGCGGGGCGGCGCCCGGCGCAGGGGGCGGGTCGCCCCAAGGCGGCAATCTGCCGTGTTGTTGCGGAAAATTCAAGCCCTTGCGGAGGCGGAACCTGCCAGGGCCGGGCCGCCACAACCCCACGGGCCCGGTGCGGAAAGCGCAAACGCCTGGGGGGGGCGAACCGCGCGGACGGGGGCATTGCCGCGCGCCGCAGTGCTCCCGGGCGGCGCGCGCGGGCGGCGCTGCGGCGTCCGGCCCGGGCTGCGTCAGCCCCGCCCGGGCGGGCGGCTTTTCTCCCCGGCCCGGGGGCGGCGCGCCGGGGGCACCAGCCGCCAGGTGAGCACCATGACCGCCAGCAGGGCCAGGTAGAGGACGGTGAAGACCTCCTGGGGCAGGTCCCAGTAGAAGATGCGCTCGGCCCAGAAGGCGGTGAAGGGCGAGGTGTAGCGCCCGGGCGTCCCGGCGGCGCGGCGCAGGGCGTCCTCCCAGGTGGTCAGCGGGCAGGCCAGGCCGAGCACGGCCTCGGCGGCCACCACGGCCATGGCCCCCAGGTGGGCCATGCGCCAGCCCCGGCGGCGAACGAAGCCCCAGCCCGCCAGGGCCCCGGCCCATACCGCCAGCAGGCCGACGACGATGAACGCCGCCAGCAGGGCGTGCAGCGCAAGGACCACGTCGGCCAGCACGAGCAGGGCGGAGGGCGACATGGCCCCAGGATGCCCCGCCGGGCGGCGGAAGGCAAGCGGGCCCGGGCGCAGGGAGGGGGCGGGCGCGGGCGAAGCAAGGCGGAGCGGGCGGGCGCGGGGAAGGTGCCGGGCGGGCGCGGGGCGGCGCTGCCGCAGCACGGGAGGGCAGTGCCGTGATCCGGGCCGGCCTGGGCCTGCGGGCGGCTCCGGGGGAGGAGGACGGAGCGGGCGGGCGGCGTCAGGCGGCTGGGCCCCGCACGGGCGGCGCTGCCACGGCACGAAGGGGCGGCGACGTGATTCGGGCGAATTCCGGGCGCGCGGGCGGCGCGCAAGATGACTCCCGGGCCCTGGGCGCGGGTGGGCGCGCATGGGCATCACGCCCGTGCGCCGCGTGCGTCAGGGCCTTGGGCGCGCGGACGGCGCCGCGCCCCGGGCCGCTGGCCCCGGCGGGCTTGTCATCGCCACGGCTCTTCCCTACACTGGCCGGGCCTGCGGCGCCCGCGCCGCCTTCGACAACGAGCAGCCCAGGCCCGGCCCGCGCCGGGCCGTCATCTTGGAGGAACCATGGCCAGCCCCGAGACCCTTGTGCGCCCCATGCGCCGCGAGGAGCTGGACCTCGCCCTGCGCTGGGCCACCGAGGCGGGCCGCAACCCCGGGTTGCGCGACGCCGAAGCCTTCTGGGCCGCCGATCCGCAAGGGTTCTGGGTGGCCGAGGCGGACGGCGAGCCCGTGGCCGCCCTGGCCGCCGTGGACCACGGCGGCTTCGGTTTCGTCGGCCTGTATTTCGTGCGCCCCGACCGGCGCGGCCAGGGCCACGGGCGGGCCCTGTGGCGCACGGCCACGGCCCGGCTGGCGGGCCTGGGCGCCGGGCTGCACGCCCTGCCCGGGCAGGTGGAGCACTTCCGCCGGGCCGGGTTCGTCCCGTCCTACGAGCTGGTGCGCTTCTGCTGGGACCAGCCGCCCGACCCGTGCATCGCCGAACGGCTGGTGCCCCTGGAGGACGTGCCCCTGGCCGACGTGCTGGCCTACGACCGCACGGGCTTCCCCGGCGCGCGCGCGGCCTTTTTGCGCCGCTGGCTGGCCATGCCCAACGCCCGGGGCCTGGCCGTGGCCCACGACGGCGAACTGCTGGGCTACGGCGTGGTGCGCACCTGCGGGCAGGGCAGCACCATCGGCCCGCTGCTGGCCGAGGACTGCGACACGGCGGAAACCCTGCTCCTGGGCCTGGGGGCGGCGGCGGAGGACACCCCGGTGTTCCTGGACATGCCCTTGCCCAACGTACGCGGGGTGCGCATGGCCGGGCGCTGGGGCATGCGCGAGGTCTCGCGCCTGGTGCGCATGGACAGCGGCCCCGAGCCGGACGTGGACCTGTTCAAGATCTTCGGCGTGGCCAGCCTGGACCTGGGCTGAGGCCCCAGGGCGCGGGCCGCAGGGCCCGGGGTGCCAGCCCGGTGCGCGCAGGGCCCAGGCTCGGGCAGGGCCCGCAATACTCCCCGTTGTGCGCCAGTCCGTGCGCGCGCAGGGCCCGGGGCTGGCAGCCGTGTGCGCGCAGGCCGCAGGCGATTTTCGCGTGCGGGCGCTGCGGGAGTGGGGCGCCAGCCCGGTGCGCGCGGGCCGCAGGGCCGCCAGCCCGTGTGCGGTCACGGCGGGGCGGATTTCTGGGCCCCGGGTCGCTTTTGTCTTGATTGTTCGCTCAACCAGTGCTATTTCTGGCCCTGTCACACGCCTCCTCCAGGCGGATGACGGACTACGGGGCCGAAGGCCCCGGACACAGCCTCCATACCAACCAGCAGAAAGAGGCCCGGGGAACGGTTCCCCGGGCCTCTTTCCTGTTTGGCGCGCCGCCCGGCAGGCCGCCGGAAGCGCCTCCCTGCCGCGTTGCCGCGAGACGTTCGCGCCCTGGCTGCGCAACCGTGGGACAGGGTGGTTTTTCCGCACCGCATCGCTCGCCGCGCCCCCGGTGAACCCTGGCGCCGGCCTGTGCGCCTCCGGCGGGCGGGTTGTCTTTTCGTGTTGGCCGTTCAGGCAGACCACAGGGCCTAGCCAATCGGTATGGATGCCTTCTATTCGCAGTCGCGCTATTCGCATCAAAAAAGCGATACGAACAGGCCCGGAATCGTGCCGCGCCCACCTCGTCCGTTTTCGACCCGAAAACGCAACCCAGCGCAACGAATTGAGAATTGACGGGTTTTGCGAAATTAAGGATAATCGCGCCAAACAGATTCGACGAAATCCTCAGAGACTGAAATTCGCGTGTCGGAGAAAACCATGGAAAAGAGCGTGGACGAAATGCTGGCCGCCAGCACGGCAGCCGTGGCCCAGGAGCAGCAGGGCGTGGCCCAGGAGCCGTCCGTCGCCAGGGTGGAGGTCGATGCGGCCACCATGTACGATATCATGGGCCCCAGGGACACGTGGATGGCCTGGGTGAAGAAGACGGCCATCTCGTACCTGTGGACGCTGGGAGGGACAGCAGTGCTGGTGGCCCTTGGCATTGCGAATGAGAAAAACGGTTTTGGTTTTGTGTGTTGGCTTGGTAGCCTGTTGGGCCTCCTTTTCGTCTTCGTCGTGACGCTCGAGCAGCTTTGCAGGCTGGGTCCTTCCTGGAAGCAGCGTCGGCATCGCAAGAGCCTGTACGACAAGGTGCAGAGGGGAGAGGTCAAGGTGGACTTCCACGTCCCCTACAAGATGCTGCCCTTCGAGAACTACTTCTTCATCAGCTCGAGGGAGGGCATCGTCTGCTTCAAGGACCGGGTGCTGCCGCTGAAGGATCTTTACCGCACCGCGACGAGGGAGAAGAGCGACGGGCAGGTGAGCCACCGTTACTTGCTTTTGCACTTCCGGAACCTGGGCGAGCCGATCCAGGCCGTCTGGTTCAAGAGCAACTTCCAGCTTGAGCAGCAGTATGAACGGCTGATCAACTACCTGGGATGGACTTAGACCTCCGGGCCAAGGGACGAAAAGGGGCGGAGCAGGTTCCCTGCTCCGCCCTTTTTTTGCCCCGCAGGTGGCCCAAGGCGTTGGAAGCCGTGGGCGGGAAGCCCGGCCCGGGCGCGGTTTCCGTGTGCCCGGCTTCAGCCCTCGCGCGGCAGGCCGCCGCGTGCCGGGCGCAGGCTGCGCAGGCCGTCCGCCGTGTACAGCGCCACCCCGGCCCAGATGAGCAGGAAGGTCAGCATGTGCGCGGAGGTGAAGGGCTCGCGGTAGACGAAGACCCCCAGCAGGAACATGCCCGTGGGTGCCAGGTATTGCAGCACGCCCACCGTGGACAGGCGCAGCCTGCGCGCGGCGAAGGCGAAGAGCAGCAGCGGCGTGGCCGTGACCACCCCGGCCCCGGCCAGCAGCAGGTCCGTGCTCCAGCCCAGGTGCCCCAGGGCGCCCAGGCCCTGGGCCTCGCGCAGCCAGAGGTAGCCCGTGGCGGGCAGCCCGAGGACCAGCGTCTCGAAGAGCAGGCCGTTCAGGGATTCCACGGCGGCCACCTTGCGCGCCAGCCCGTAGAGCCCGAAGGTCAGCGCCAGGACCAGCGCCAGCCAGGGCGCGCGCCCGAAGTGCCAGACCATGTTCAGCACCCCCGCCGTGGCCAGCAGGATGGCCATCGTCTGCACCCGGCGCAGCCGGTCGCGGAAGACCAGGAAGCCCAGCAGCACGTTGACCAGCGGGTTGATGTAGTAGCCCAGGCTGGATTCCACGACGTGGTCGTTGTTCACCGCCCAGATGTACAGGAACCAGTTGGCCGACACGAGCATGCTCGACACGGCCAGCAGCAGCACGTCGCGCCGCGAACGCAGGGCGTGGGCCACCCCGGCCCAGCCCCGGCGCAGCGTGACCACCAGCGCCAGGAAGACCAGCGACCAGACGATGCGGTGGCAGAGCAGCTCCAGGGGCGGCACGGCGCCCAGGGCCTTCCAGTACACGGGCAGCAGCCCCCAGATGAGGAACGCGCACAGCCCGGCGGCGATGCCCGTGTGCGAGGGGGAGAGGGGCGAAGGCATGGTGTTTCCGAGGTGGCTGGGGTTGGGCAGGCGCCTGCACTGTAATCCTTCGGGCCGGGGCGTCAAGGCCCGCGCGGGCCGGGAGCCCTGGCGCGGTGGGAGTTTCGTCCGCCGGGGCGGCCTGCGCGGCGCCCTGGGCGCGTGGCGGCGGGGCGGTTCCCGGCGGGGCATGGCTCTGGGCGTTCTTGTTGCCCACGGGCAGGGTGCCTCGGTCCTCTGTTCTGTGGGGAGTGCTCCGCATCGGACAGGGCTGCCGCTCCTTCCCGGGAGGGCGCGGGTGTACCGGAGGATGCAGGGCAGCGTCATCTGCCCGGAAGGCGTTTGCTCTCGCGGGGAACTCCGCCCGCCGGAGAGCTTCCGCCCGGCAGGACCGCCGGGGAAGCCGCCCGGGCGGCCCCTGCGCGCGGCGCTTTCCCGCCGGGGCGCGGTCTGCTATGAGGGCGCCATGCACAGCTTCGCCCGCCCCGGGGCCGCCCACGTCGCCCCGGACTCTTCCGCTCTTTGCGCCCCGCCGCCTTGGGCCGTGGAGGCCCTTGCGGCCTTCGGCCTGGACTGTGCGCGGCTGCGGCCCGGGCTGCCCCTGGCCGCCAGCCCCGAGCGCTGCGCCCTGCGCGCCGCAGTGGAGGACCGCCACGGCGCTCTGTGGGTCCTGGAGCGGCTGCATCCCGGCCAGCAGGCCCGCCGCGAGGCCGTGGCCCGCGTGCAGCAGGCGCTTGCCGCCGCCGGGCTGGCCGGGGTGCCCGCGTGGCTGCCCGCCCGCGCCGGGGGCCAGCTCTGGCAGGTGGCGCCCTTCGTGCACGGCGACCCGCTGCCGCGCCCGGCCTATGTGGAAGACGCCGCGCGGGGCGCGGCCCCGGAGCACACCGCTCCGGCGGCGGACCTGCCCGCCTTCGCCTTTGAGCTGCGCGCCACCGTGGGCCGCACCCGGCCCGCCCTGGGCGCAGCCCTGGACCCCATCCTGGCCGCCCTGGCGCCGCTGTTCGCGGCCTGGGCCGAGTTGCCGCGCACCCTGGTCCACGGCGATCTGCATCCCCTGAACGTGCTTTGGCGCGGGCAGGAGGTGGCCGCGGTGGTGGACTGGGAGTTCGCCGGGCAGGGGCCGGACCTCTACGACGCCGCCAACCTGCTGGGCTGCGTGGGCAGCGAGGACCCTTCGGCCCTGGGCCGGGGGCTGTGCGCGGCGCTGCTGGCCGGGCTGCGCGCGGGCGGCGTGCTGCGCGCGGACAACGCCCCCTGGCTGCACCCGCTGCTGGTGGCCGTGCGCCTGGGCTGGCTGTCGGAATGGCTGCGCAAGAACGACCGCGAGATGCTGGACATGGAACTGGACTACCTGCGCCTGCTCACGCGCAGCCGTGGGGCCCTGGAGCGGGTCTGGGGGCTGGGGTGATGGCGCGGCGCCGTTGCCCTGGGGTTCGCCCGGGCTGCCGCCAGGAGCCCAGCCGGAGTTGCGCCCGGGGGTTTTGTTCCGTGCTTCGTGTGGGGGCTTCCCCGGGGCTGGCGCCCCGCGCGGCCTCTGTCCCTGCCTCCC
Protein-coding sequences here:
- a CDS encoding GNAT family N-acetyltransferase gives rise to the protein MASPETLVRPMRREELDLALRWATEAGRNPGLRDAEAFWAADPQGFWVAEADGEPVAALAAVDHGGFGFVGLYFVRPDRRGQGHGRALWRTATARLAGLGAGLHALPGQVEHFRRAGFVPSYELVRFCWDQPPDPCIAERLVPLEDVPLADVLAYDRTGFPGARAAFLRRWLAMPNARGLAVAHDGELLGYGVVRTCGQGSTIGPLLAEDCDTAETLLLGLGAAAEDTPVFLDMPLPNVRGVRMAGRWGMREVSRLVRMDSGPEPDVDLFKIFGVASLDLG
- a CDS encoding DUF2784 domain-containing protein, with amino-acid sequence MSPSALLVLADVVLALHALLAAFIVVGLLAVWAGALAGWGFVRRRGWRMAHLGAMAVVAAEAVLGLACPLTTWEDALRRAAGTPGRYTSPFTAFWAERIFYWDLPQEVFTVLYLALLAVMVLTWRLVPPARRPRAGEKSRPPGRG
- a CDS encoding dihydrolipoyl dehydrogenase family protein, which translates into the protein MAKRYDLVAVGAGVAGGAAARACRDAGMTVAVVESAQFGGTCPLRGCNPKKVLLGAAEALARVRALRGKGLRGEPEVDWPALQAFKATFVDEMPGRIEAAYAKRGIDTLHGHARLTGPRTLDVDGQAVEAGRIFLGPGSAPAPLGIPGQELATLSDAFLDLAALPRRIVFIGGGYISFEFAHMAAWAGVQATVLHRGPRVLAGFEPELAQVVVDASRQAGIEVHTNMPVTAIERGADGSLTVLAGPGGARAFACDMAVHGAGRAPALEGLGLAEAGVAVGPHGILVNEYMQSTSNPAVYAGGDAASTPFALTPSSNNEGLVAAHNMIHGNSLTVDQAGIPRVVFTVPPLAAVGPTEAEARAHGLEVTAHQGDMSDWLPWQRLGEEHTGYKILTAPDGRIVAAHLAGHHAEELANTFALAVRLGLTAAQVRRTIWAYPTSGYYIQYMLPQE
- a CDS encoding DUF401 family protein — translated: MESFAALLPLAKVLAAFAAMLAGIRLRLGLGTSILCGAALTATLFGLPPGRWPQVALAALTSQTTLFLAGIVGLIMALSTTMEKTGQSRRLMDALAVRMRSPRLRLAFFPALIGLLPMPGGAVFSAPMVGEVARTMRVDGEDKVLVNYWFRHVWELGWPLYPGIILTASLGGVPIHRLIAWTFPAVPLMLLLGWVFVLRPGRLRIEETPVPVTTAPTSLAGILGLGLPLVVAIGGAVALEGGIGLLLPGVPFEWGVLAALGAAIVTLLAQTGFPLAAVRQTLTNRHLYAMLLVVAAIFVFKETMEAAGVVRELAAMAGGGVALFASAVFLPFLVGAISGINVAFVGATFPLLLGVLDNLGMQDQTLPYLVLAQFFGFTGVMISPIHICFILTCQYFRVELGRAWRRLVVPCTLLALGGSGYFLLIR
- a CDS encoding aminoglycoside phosphotransferase family protein, coding for MHSFARPGAAHVAPDSSALCAPPPWAVEALAAFGLDCARLRPGLPLAASPERCALRAAVEDRHGALWVLERLHPGQQARREAVARVQQALAAAGLAGVPAWLPARAGGQLWQVAPFVHGDPLPRPAYVEDAARGAAPEHTAPAADLPAFAFELRATVGRTRPALGAALDPILAALAPLFAAWAELPRTLVHGDLHPLNVLWRGQEVAAVVDWEFAGQGPDLYDAANLLGCVGSEDPSALGRGLCAALLAGLRAGGVLRADNAPWLHPLLVAVRLGWLSEWLRKNDREMLDMELDYLRLLTRSRGALERVWGLG
- the rarD gene encoding EamA family transporter RarD, whose translation is MPSPLSPSHTGIAAGLCAFLIWGLLPVYWKALGAVPPLELLCHRIVWSLVFLALVVTLRRGWAGVAHALRSRRDVLLLAVSSMLVSANWFLYIWAVNNDHVVESSLGYYINPLVNVLLGFLVFRDRLRRVQTMAILLATAGVLNMVWHFGRAPWLALVLALTFGLYGLARKVAAVESLNGLLFETLVLGLPATGYLWLREAQGLGALGHLGWSTDLLLAGAGVVTATPLLLFAFAARRLRLSTVGVLQYLAPTGMFLLGVFVYREPFTSAHMLTFLLIWAGVALYTADGLRSLRPARGGLPREG